Proteins encoded together in one Astatotilapia calliptera chromosome 7, fAstCal1.2, whole genome shotgun sequence window:
- the LOC113026318 gene encoding BTB/POZ domain-containing protein KCTD9-like isoform X2, protein MRRVTLFVNGTCTNGKVVAVYGSLEDLLCVAGSKLGIRASNVYNGNGGLIDDIALIRDDDVLYVSEGDSFEDPQDDPRGPDKDQTHTDWLTLNVGGRCFTTTRSTLVSKEPESMLAHMFREKDVWANKRDRQGAYLIDRSPDYFEPILNYLRHGQLIINEGINPLGVLEEARFFGIEQLAEQLEALIKSSQPPDDHSPLTRKEFIRFLLATTTKSELRCQGLNFTGADLSRLDLRYINFKMANLRGANLTHANLSGANLERADLSAACLDGANLQGVKMLCTNAEGASLRGCNFEDPAGVKANLEGANLKGVDMEGSQMTGINLRVATLKNAKLKNCNLRGATLAGTDLENCDLSGCDLQEANLRGSNVKGAIFEEMLTPLHMSQSVR, encoded by the exons ATGAGGAGAGTCACGCTGTTCGTTAACGGCACGTGCACGAACGGGAAG GTGGTGGCCGTGTACGGATCGCTGGAGGACCTGCTGTGTGTGGCCGGCTCCAAGCTGGGCATTCGAGCCTCCAATGTGTACAACGGGAACGGCGGTCTCATCGACGACATCGCGCTGATCAG agaCGATGATGTGCTCTACGTTTCTGAGGGAGACTCATTTGAAG ATCCTCAGGATGACCCCAGAGGCCCTGATAAGGATCAGACTCACACTGATTGGCTGACTCTCAACGTCGGTGGACGCTGCTTTACGACGACGCG GAGCACGTTAGTCAGTAAGGAGCCGGAGAGTATGCTGGCCCACATGTTCAGAGAGAAAG ACGTGTGGGCGAACAAGCGTGACCGCCAGGGCGCATACCTGATCGACCGCAGCCCGGACTACTTCGAGCCCATCCTGAACTACCTGCGGCACGGACAGCTCATCATCAACGAGGGGATCAACCCCCTCG GTGTGCTCGAGGAAGCCCGCTTCTTTGGGATCGAGCAGCTTGCCGAACAGCTGGAGGCCCTTATAAAG TCCTCTCAGCCTCCTGACGATCACTCACCTTTGACCCGGAAAGAGTTCATCAGGTTCCTGTTGGCCACGACCACAAAGTCCGAGCTGCGCTGTCAG GGTCTGAACTTCACCGGTGCCGACCTTTCTCGTCTGGATTTGCGTTACATTAACTTTAAGATGGCCAACCTGAGAGGAGCCAACCTGACCCACGCTAACCTGAGCGGGGCCAACCTGGAGCGAGCCGACCTGTCCGCGGCCTGCCTTGAC ggtgCCAACCTGCAGGGCGTGAAGATGCTGTGCACCAACGCTGAAGGAGCGTCGTTGCGAGGCTGCAACTTTGAGGATCCTGCAGGAGTCAAGGCCAACCTGGAGG GGGCCAACCTGAAGGGTGTGGACATGGAGGGAAGTCAGATGACGGGCATCAACCTGAGAGTCGCCACGCTAAAGAATGCCAAATTGAAGAACTGTAACCTGCGGGGGGCGACTCTGGCTGGGACTGACCTCGAG AACTGCGACCTGTCCGGCTGCGACCTTCAGGAGGCGAACCTGCGGGGCTCCAACGTGAAGGGTGCCATCTTTGAGGAGATGCTTACGCCTCTACACATGTCTCAGAGCGTGCGGTGA
- the LOC113026319 gene encoding E3 ubiquitin-protein ligase MARCH5-like isoform X2: MPGNIMALQPSEKHCWVCFATEQDDPGAEWLSPCRCRGSTKWVHLTCLQYWLDTRLRVSQQPIRCQLCEVAYSVIFPQMGPLVDFLRVVDRTLTAIGPYGTLGLLVGTAYWTALSYGAVTVVQVMGRANGMMAIRGARPVLLLSGLPAIPVLLILGKTVRWNDCVLKLWQKCCYEPKLPSDNQQYLPPIPVDEPRGKRQFLTSRMLCGALMFPSIAVLTGQLLFPSVTSHLQRALLGGSAYVLLKGVLKVYFTKQLFIMHAGRRILNYGDVQRAERHRDGSGN, encoded by the exons ATGCCTGGTAACATCATGGCTCTGCAGCCATCTGAGAA GCACTGCTGGGTGTGTTTTGCCACAGAGCAGGATGACCCCGGTGCTGAGTGGCTGAGTCCCTGCAGGTGCAGAGGAAGCACTAAGTGGGTGCACCTGACCTGCTTGCAGTACTGGCTGGACACTAGACTGAGAGTGagccagcagccaatcagatgtcAGCTGTGTGAGGTGGCGTACTCTGTCATCTTCCCACAGATGG GCCCACTGGTGGACTTTCTGCGAGTGGTGGACAGAACGTTGACAGCCATCGGTCCATATGGGACCCTTGGGTTGCTGGTTGGGACGGCGTACTGGACAGCTCTGAGCTACGGCGCTGTGACTGTCGTGCAG GTTATGGGACGGGCAAATGGTATGATGGCTATACGGGGAGCAAGGCCTGTGCTCCTGCTCTCCGGCCTGCCCGCCATCCCTGTACTGCTCATTCTTGGGAAGACCGTCCGCTGGAATGACTGCGTCTTGAAGCTGTGGCAGAAATGCTGCTACGAACCAAAGCTGCCGTCAG ATAATCAGCAGTACCTGCCCCCCATTCCCGTGGATGAGCCCAGAGGGAAGCGTCAGTTCCTGACCTCCAGGATGCTTTGTGGCGCACTCATGTTTCCCTCCATTGCTGTTCTAACTGGGCAGCTACTGTTCCCGTCTGTGACCTCTCACCTGCAGCGCGCTTTGCTG GGTGGCAGTGCTTACGTGCTGCTCAAAGGTGTGCTGAAGGTGTACTTCACAAAGCAGCTGTTCATCATGCATGCCGGCAGGCGCATCCTCAACTATGGTGACGTTCAGAGAGCAGAGCGCCACAGGGATGGCAGCGGCAATTAG
- the LOC113026319 gene encoding E3 ubiquitin-protein ligase MARCH5-like isoform X1: protein MHFSGEWRVYGSGTRCFNRHCWVCFATEQDDPGAEWLSPCRCRGSTKWVHLTCLQYWLDTRLRVSQQPIRCQLCEVAYSVIFPQMGPLVDFLRVVDRTLTAIGPYGTLGLLVGTAYWTALSYGAVTVVQVMGRANGMMAIRGARPVLLLSGLPAIPVLLILGKTVRWNDCVLKLWQKCCYEPKLPSDNQQYLPPIPVDEPRGKRQFLTSRMLCGALMFPSIAVLTGQLLFPSVTSHLQRALLGGSAYVLLKGVLKVYFTKQLFIMHAGRRILNYGDVQRAERHRDGSGN from the exons GCACTGCTGGGTGTGTTTTGCCACAGAGCAGGATGACCCCGGTGCTGAGTGGCTGAGTCCCTGCAGGTGCAGAGGAAGCACTAAGTGGGTGCACCTGACCTGCTTGCAGTACTGGCTGGACACTAGACTGAGAGTGagccagcagccaatcagatgtcAGCTGTGTGAGGTGGCGTACTCTGTCATCTTCCCACAGATGG GCCCACTGGTGGACTTTCTGCGAGTGGTGGACAGAACGTTGACAGCCATCGGTCCATATGGGACCCTTGGGTTGCTGGTTGGGACGGCGTACTGGACAGCTCTGAGCTACGGCGCTGTGACTGTCGTGCAG GTTATGGGACGGGCAAATGGTATGATGGCTATACGGGGAGCAAGGCCTGTGCTCCTGCTCTCCGGCCTGCCCGCCATCCCTGTACTGCTCATTCTTGGGAAGACCGTCCGCTGGAATGACTGCGTCTTGAAGCTGTGGCAGAAATGCTGCTACGAACCAAAGCTGCCGTCAG ATAATCAGCAGTACCTGCCCCCCATTCCCGTGGATGAGCCCAGAGGGAAGCGTCAGTTCCTGACCTCCAGGATGCTTTGTGGCGCACTCATGTTTCCCTCCATTGCTGTTCTAACTGGGCAGCTACTGTTCCCGTCTGTGACCTCTCACCTGCAGCGCGCTTTGCTG GGTGGCAGTGCTTACGTGCTGCTCAAAGGTGTGCTGAAGGTGTACTTCACAAAGCAGCTGTTCATCATGCATGCCGGCAGGCGCATCCTCAACTATGGTGACGTTCAGAGAGCAGAGCGCCACAGGGATGGCAGCGGCAATTAG
- the LOC113026318 gene encoding BTB/POZ domain-containing protein KCTD9-like isoform X1 has translation MRRVTLFVNGTCTNGKVVAVYGSLEDLLCVAGSKLGIRASNVYNGNGGLIDDIALIRDDDVLYVSEGDSFEDPQDDPRGPDKDQTHTDWLTLNVGGRCFTTTRSTLVSKEPESMLAHMFREKGEHSFTSAGSGACAACFNHAHVSDVWANKRDRQGAYLIDRSPDYFEPILNYLRHGQLIINEGINPLGVLEEARFFGIEQLAEQLEALIKSSQPPDDHSPLTRKEFIRFLLATTTKSELRCQGLNFTGADLSRLDLRYINFKMANLRGANLTHANLSGANLERADLSAACLDGANLQGVKMLCTNAEGASLRGCNFEDPAGVKANLEGANLKGVDMEGSQMTGINLRVATLKNAKLKNCNLRGATLAGTDLENCDLSGCDLQEANLRGSNVKGAIFEEMLTPLHMSQSVR, from the exons ATGAGGAGAGTCACGCTGTTCGTTAACGGCACGTGCACGAACGGGAAG GTGGTGGCCGTGTACGGATCGCTGGAGGACCTGCTGTGTGTGGCCGGCTCCAAGCTGGGCATTCGAGCCTCCAATGTGTACAACGGGAACGGCGGTCTCATCGACGACATCGCGCTGATCAG agaCGATGATGTGCTCTACGTTTCTGAGGGAGACTCATTTGAAG ATCCTCAGGATGACCCCAGAGGCCCTGATAAGGATCAGACTCACACTGATTGGCTGACTCTCAACGTCGGTGGACGCTGCTTTACGACGACGCG GAGCACGTTAGTCAGTAAGGAGCCGGAGAGTATGCTGGCCCACATGTTCAGAGAGAAAGGTGAGCacagcttcacttcagcaggaagtggtgcaTGTGCAGCGTGCTTTAATCATGCGCACGTTTCAGACGTGTGGGCGAACAAGCGTGACCGCCAGGGCGCATACCTGATCGACCGCAGCCCGGACTACTTCGAGCCCATCCTGAACTACCTGCGGCACGGACAGCTCATCATCAACGAGGGGATCAACCCCCTCG GTGTGCTCGAGGAAGCCCGCTTCTTTGGGATCGAGCAGCTTGCCGAACAGCTGGAGGCCCTTATAAAG TCCTCTCAGCCTCCTGACGATCACTCACCTTTGACCCGGAAAGAGTTCATCAGGTTCCTGTTGGCCACGACCACAAAGTCCGAGCTGCGCTGTCAG GGTCTGAACTTCACCGGTGCCGACCTTTCTCGTCTGGATTTGCGTTACATTAACTTTAAGATGGCCAACCTGAGAGGAGCCAACCTGACCCACGCTAACCTGAGCGGGGCCAACCTGGAGCGAGCCGACCTGTCCGCGGCCTGCCTTGAC ggtgCCAACCTGCAGGGCGTGAAGATGCTGTGCACCAACGCTGAAGGAGCGTCGTTGCGAGGCTGCAACTTTGAGGATCCTGCAGGAGTCAAGGCCAACCTGGAGG GGGCCAACCTGAAGGGTGTGGACATGGAGGGAAGTCAGATGACGGGCATCAACCTGAGAGTCGCCACGCTAAAGAATGCCAAATTGAAGAACTGTAACCTGCGGGGGGCGACTCTGGCTGGGACTGACCTCGAG AACTGCGACCTGTCCGGCTGCGACCTTCAGGAGGCGAACCTGCGGGGCTCCAACGTGAAGGGTGCCATCTTTGAGGAGATGCTTACGCCTCTACACATGTCTCAGAGCGTGCGGTGA